A region of Lepeophtheirus salmonis chromosome 13, UVic_Lsal_1.4, whole genome shotgun sequence DNA encodes the following proteins:
- the LOC121128606 gene encoding leucine-rich melanocyte differentiation-associated protein, which translates to MHLEKQLNFNEKECSITYVGDGKLDDFNLLSETSAWRLETITTLDLSNCHSKDLFYIRVFSNLQTLILNNCDIDNKVFSTLSPLPCLETLCLNKNKLFDLNLIVDSVKFLYPKIRHLSLHGNPICPDELSDNFSFSYGYERYRLFIIKKIGNLSFLDSSPVTVGEKIRASIQESYFKRYSRKYFSGYSQGNRYILDSHL; encoded by the exons atgcactTGGAGAAACAGTTGAATTTTAACGAAAAAGAATGTTCAATCACTTATGTGG GTGATGGGAAACTTGACGACTTCAATCTCCTTTCCGAAACCTCAGCATGGAGACTTGAAACTATCACGACATTAGATTTAAGCAACTGTCATTCCAAGGATTTATTTTACATTCGAGTTTTCTCCAATTTACAAACACTGATTTTAAACAATTGCGATATTGATAACAAAGTATTTTCAACTCTTTCACCTCTTCCTTGTCTGGAAACACtttg CCTGAATAAGAATAAACTCTTCGATTTAAATTTAATCGTTGATAGTGTTAagtttttatatccaaaaattcGTCACTTATCCCTTCATGGAAACCCTATTTGTCCAGACGAGCTATCAGATAATTTTAGCTTCTCCTATGGCTATGAACGATATAGACTATTTATCATAAAGAAAATAGGAAATCTTTCATTTCTCGACTCAAGTCCGGTCACAGTTGGAGAAAAAATACGTGCATCTATTCaagaaagttattttaagaGATATTCGCGAAAGTATTTCAGTGGGTATTCACAGGGAAACAGGTATATCTTAGATTCGCACCTCTAA